GGAACAAATTCATATTTGAATGGTTTGCGCGCAAATATTCTAATTGGATATGATCCAAATGCCTCCAACTTTTCACATTCTTCTCCTCCATGAACTCAAATAGTGAGAGGGTTATGGCTAACCAAGGATATTAGATGAAGGCCTTCAAACATGCCTTAAAAAGGCAAATATATTCTTTGTACCATGCAAGAAAAGCCACTTGCTTTTTGTTGCTATTATTTGCCTTGAAAGGAAACGTTGTGCATGAATGTCTCAGTTTTCTTATTTGCTTGAGGATATGCAGTTCTATTCTAGAATACCATTTAGCTTGTACCAACAGCTGGGCTTGCCATGGTCCAAGCCATATAAGGTCCTGTTCTACTTGTGTTGTGATATGGTGATTTGTCCATATTTTGGTTCAGAATTAGTGTAGCGTGTGAGCTTTGTCCTCATGGTAGGTTGCTCCTTTTCACCTAAGTGCCGAAGCTTGACGTATAGATATAGTCTCTCAGGCAAAACGTGTGAGGGTGCAACCTCACTGAACCTCCTTATACCTTGGTAATACATAATCGGAAATCACTTCTGTTTTTTTGTACTGTGAAGTTTTTTTAGATAAGCAGTCAAACAAGCTCTcatttgctgttgttgttgttgttgttttaatGATGATAGCTATATCATGTTAATTCAAGCGTCTACTTGTGCACTGGGTTGGAACTTTGCAGCCAATTGGAACCTAATATATCTGATTTATTTTGTTGGGTCTTTGTAGCTTTGTTCTATCCAGCTAATCAGAGCTCTTTTCAGGTGCATTCAACCATCTGATTTCTCTGTCTTTGATCCGTTGGGTTTGAACAAGGAGAGCTCTTTGGGCCTTGGTGCTTTGTGGGAAAGTGTTCTTGATTTCTTTTCCCAAACATTTGAAAGTACAGCAAGTTCAAAGAAGGATAAATCTTCCTCAAAACGAGGAGTggcaggttttttttttcttaattagtaATTTTCTATCATAgctattgtttattttatattaaaagttaaaaaaaaatgatgatgtaCTTGACTGGATTATAAAGAGAGACACTTAATGCTTTGTTTTCTTCAGTTGAACAAGTAACTAACTCTAGACTGTTGCAACAGATTTAACTCGTGTATAGTTCAGCTCAGCATATAGCCTTTTGGGTTATTTTATCTCTGATTTCTACGTAGACACACTTTGCCTGTAGAAATATATCTAGATTTTGTGATATTTGTAGTGTGCTAATGACTGAAAGAAGAATAGTAAAGAACCTATGTCAACATTTTTAACCTTTATCTGTCTTTCTCTTCCGAGTAGATGTTCTTCCAGGATGTAGAAGAACATGGTCAATGAGCAAAAGGAAATACTAAAACAGTTATAGATATTTGAGCAAGTTGTTCCGAAACACTCTTTTGTTGCAATATTTTATCATACACTGGTCTTGAACTTCTAAATTCTAAGCATGTGAATTTAGAATTCTGCTTTACCTAATTGCTTATTTTTATATCTCCAGCTGCAATTGAGGATAGTTCTATTGACATTGGTGACTTCTTTAAGGGCCCTCTTCCAGGGAAATTCCTAAAGCTTTTAGGATATTTAACTTTATCTCGGCTTGGAGTATATGTACCTCTAGGTGGAGTGAATCGAGAAGCTTTTGTTGGTAATTTGGATCAGAACAGTCTATTGAGCACCTTGGACTCCTTCTCTGGTGGTGGAATTGGTAGACTGGGTGTCTGCTCCCTAGGTATTGTTCCATTTATCAATGCACAGATTGTCTTTCAGCTTCTTACACAAATCTATCCAAAGCTACAAGATCTCcagagaagagaaggagaagcagGAAGGAAGAAAGTTCTTCAGTATACACGCTATGCTTCTGTAGGCTTTGCAGTGTTCCAGGTGAGAGCCACTGGAACCTTGAAACTGATGGATTCGGTAGCAATTTCATCTTGGTTTAGTTGACTTATCTTTCTTTACATGAACTCTTTCATGTCTAACTTACTCCATAATCAGCAAATGCTTGTTGCCATAGTTGAAGTAGAGAAATTCATCATAATTTTGGTATTCTCACTGTATCTAATATGTTTCCAGCTGAACTGTAGACAGTGGAATAATTTTTTGTGATTTCATTGTTTCTTCTTTCTCAATAGGACATGTTATCAAGAgaaaatgtcaaaaaaaaaaattatcagataAGGTACCTATTTTATCACACAATACCTGCAGTTCATAATTACAAAACCTCGTTGTTGTTAGGTGCCAGACTTTTGGATTTATTGAAGATAACAAAATGCCATTTTTGCCTCCAGAAAATAACTCCCACAATTTCCATTGTAGGTTCTAAGGTTTTCTTTATTTTGAGAAATTTGAATAGAGCACCAAATCTGTCTACCTACTGTGGCTTCATTCTGCTATATAGTATATACAACAGTATGATCTCAATTAATCCTTAATTGCTTCCCTTGCAATGCAACCGTGTCTCTACCATGTGCTAATTCTTCCTTCCAAGTCTCAATACACATATAAAAGACTTTTCTTGTTTATCAAACTCGTTTAGTGTTAATGAACATCTTTTACAACAGTACATTGAACTTTGCATGCTGGTAAATTTTCTTATGATTATTTTGGACATTACACCAAGATGCCATGTCAGTTCATCCCTGCACCAGGATGCTTTAACAAATTTGTTATTTAATTCTTTGATAACTACTGCAAATGATTTATTCCATTAGAACAAATAAACGCTTTTCTAGTATATATCCTTATATATCATATTTATCTACATGTTAATAACTTCTCTTAATAAATGCTAAATTGGTGATCCCATGTTTAAAAAGTGGGTATTCGTCTAACAGAAAAAGAAGCTAAGTTTAAAATAAGACAATTATCAGCTCAAAGTTCTTTTGAAAGGGAATAAACATTTGTTGTATGTCTGATAAAGAATGACATgatatttattttaatgcaataacCAACAAGGCCAACCTTGAAGACTATATCCATCTCCTTGCTGCTGTAAGAGAATGTGTAGAAGGATTAAATAGGTTAATGAAAATGATTGATTGTCATGGATTTTCTAGGTGGTGTGTAACGCTGGAAAAAATGTGTAAGCCTTTGAGTTTCGATTGGTTGTTCTCTTTTAACATGTCTAttaaatgttaatgaatttagcTATCCTGAAGTTTCTGCAAGTGTTGTGTTTAAAACATATGGAGTATAAATAACTTGATTTTGAGTGGAATAATTTTGTGTTTCCTCCCTAAATATACAAATTATACaagttatataatatatattcctTTAGTGGAAATTGACATTTCTTTTCATGGTTGAGGTACTAATCTTCACTTGTTGCTGCAGTTTTTTACCACAATGAAAACTTTGCGAGTATCATTTTGCTTCAGCATGACCTTTCACAATTTAGAGATTATGCTTCATTCGTATGTTGTTCAGACTACTACATTATCCATGTTGCTGGTTGGCTACATGAAATTAATGTTTAATGTGGATCAGTGAGCAACATTGCATGATTTATTGTGGATTTGTTATTAATTACATGCTGAAGCCTTTGTATTTCTTATCACAAGGCCATTGGGCAAGTAGTTTACCTTCGCCCATATGTCAATGACTTCAGTACGGAATGGGTTCTATCATCAGTGGTATTGTTGACACTCGGATCAGTATTTACAACTTACATTGGTGAAAGAATATCCGACCTGAAACTTGGAAATGGAACCTCTCTTTTGATATTCACCAGCATTATATCATACTTGCCTGCATCATTTGGCAGAACAATTGCACAGGCATTTCAAGATGGAAATTATGTTGGACTAGCTACGATTACCTTGTCATTTTTCCTATTGGTCCTTGGTATTGTGTATGTCCAGGTAAACGCTTTTCAGCTGATCTAATTTATAGCATATCTTTTATGTGCTAAGAAAAGCTTGATAAATGGTTTCTAGGAAGCAGAAAGGAAGATCCCACTAAACTATGCTTCAAGATACAGAAGTGGGGGCCTTCAAAAATCTGCATATCTTCCTTTTAAGGTTTGTTATATTTCTTGTTGATCCATTATTCTGCTCCAAGTATATTGCTTGATACTTTCAAGTTTCAATACAGTGTTAGTTATTTGCTGTTATAgtcttcaacaacaacaacattccATGAATCTTTTCTTGCCAGTGAGCTTTGTGTTATGCAATCTTTCTAATAAATGAAGAATATTCATTTTCTTTATTGTTCTTAAGTAGATCTATTTATGTTTCCCTTTACCTCTCTTGACACCATTAATCATAATTGAGTTATACGGTCTAATCACAATATCTATAGGTCTCTTTTGAACCTGTTCATATCATAGACAATCTTATGGCATTTTATCCTCTATGAAGTAACACCTAATTATTCTTGAAATGaataattcttatttttttataataacttcATACATCAATCTCAATAGTCTTATTTCAGTTACACTATTCTTTGTGCTTGTTTTTCGCCACCCAACAACATGATTTGCCCAACATTATGGTTTGGGAAGCATTTtgaacttatatttgtttgttatAAAAATTTCCTTTCAATGTAAGGACAACTCAATGATCACATAAATTCTGACATCCATCTTCTTTTTAAGCATTTGACTTTTACTGAAGAATATCTTCATCAATCCAGTTGAATAATAAATTAAAgatacttaagacttttacttgCATAAACTTGTTGTTCATTCATGTTAATTGTATCCTCATTTCTTTTGTTTTAAACTACATTTCATATATTtgaatttagttttaatttaataCTTTTAATTTCCAAGACTATTCTTCATAAGTTTAGAAGTAATCCGAACTAAACTTTCGATAACCATGACAATATTGTCAGCCAATAATGAACACCACAGGGGTCCTTGACATGACCAGTAAGTTCAACTCCTATCCCTGAAAACACCCTTAAACACAAAGACCCGAGAAACATGAGCGTTATTGCTTATTGCCACGCACCTGCTGACTTCAACACAAACTTGCAGTTGCTGATCAAATTTTAAGGCAACTGCAAGACTTGTTCAATTACTTTAAAGTGTTGGTTTTATTTTTTTGCGCTGGTTGGGTTTACTTCAATTCTACTTGAAAATATCTATATGATTGTTCAGTATTTCTttaattctttcttttttctataaAGCTATCATCTTCATTTTGCAAAGTGCATTGGCTGTGTACTAATATTCTTAAGCAGGTGAATAGCTCCGGAGTGATGCCCATTATATTTTCAACTTCTTCCTTGGCTTTACCTGGCACTCTGGCACGCTTCACTGGTTTAACTGCTCTTAAAAAGGCTGCAGTTGCTTTGAACCCAGGAGGTAAGCTTGTTATCTGATTAGCCACTAAAAGATCAGATGAGGATTATGTAGAATAGATCATGTTAATGTATCATAACCAAAGTCAAAAGGATATTTTACCTTAATCATGTAAATAAAATGCTTCATCATGTTTTCGTCAATagatttttcttttctaaattcaGACTTCTAATAAGAATATATCTTGCAGGTCCTTTATATCTTCCTACTAACGTCCTACTCATTGCTTTTTTCAATTATTATTATACTTTTCTACAATTGGACCCTGACGATGTGAGCGAGCAGTTGAAGCGCCAGGGGGCTTCAATACCACTTGTTCGACCTGGAAAAAGCACAGCTGCTTTTCTTAAAACAGTAAGGatgttcatttttattatgaGTTAATATGCTGTATCATATGCATAAGATGTTCCTTTTTTTGTTATAGAGATAAAATTCACATGGCATGTTTTGGTCTAATAAGATTCCAGTATGGTGTTGAGAGTGGTATTCAAAACCTTGAACCTTATAATACTTGCATACTTCTAAACAGATTCTAGCATTATTCTGTCCCATGGCATGATTGATATTTAATCAGTACTCTGCTCTCTGCTGTAGCACTTAGCCTTTTAAGTATCAACTTATGTTCGTTATATTAATAGTGTTCTGAGAGTAAGACATCTGGGCTTTTGTCCAGTAATATCAGCTTGAACTTGTCAAGTGGGCTGTTAGGTACTTTCTGCTTTGGATAATGGATACTCTCCATTTTGTGAGGACAGGGATTTTACACTTCTAACATCTAATTATATGAATTCTTTCCCAATGGGGTTTTTCTTAGTCTGTTACAGACTAAGAGATTCAAAGTGATTGCAAGTATTGCAAATGATATAGTATAATGCTAATTACTTTGAATTTTACCTGGAAATCCCTAAATAGATGAAGAATGGTTTATGGATCCAGTGTATCTACTGATaaactagagtcagaattggtacTTGCAACTCCATAATAGCTGATATAATTTGCTTATATATTGCTTCTGCAGGTTCTTAGCCGGATATCAGTACTGGGTTCAGCTTTTCTGGCAGTGCTCGCAGCTGGCCCGTCTGTTATCGAACAAACAACACACTTGACTGCTTTCCGTGGATTTGCTGGTACATCTATTCTAATTCTCGTGGGATGTGCAACTGATACAGCAAGAAAAGTTCAGGCAGAAATCATATCGCAGAAGTACAAGAACATCGAGTTTTATGACATCAACCAGTATGGCCCTTGAATGTAATCGACAAAAATCATGCACCTTCTTTTCGAGCACACCGTGCTACCAAATTATCAATGTTGTCATTATTGAAAAGGGAACTAACACGCATATATTATGCCCCACAGAAAAAATTGTTAGAGGTCAAGAGGCTGTAAGTTTGCGTCTTATCGCCGTTATTTGACCGTGTTGGTCTATAAAGTATCTAGAGTGTAGATATCTTCTGAAGAAAATTGAACTTAAATCATtctttctttatgtgatgatcaaAATACTAATGATATGTTCTTTGTTGATTGCATCTTGGTAAATCAGTAAACGGTGATGTTTAATCTTGCAGATATGTCTGTTTATTGAGGTAACTAAAGAGTGCTCGAAACACAAATCCTAATGGAGTTAATGCAGAGGTTCCTGCACTTTGGCGATATTATGTTATTGCCCCTTATTTGACAGAGATATTGAGATTGTGAATAGCATGTTAGTCACTAGGGTGTGAACAGTGTGCTATTCCCCAtaattttgattccatttattagTTAATTTGGGATTGTATCCTATCTAAACTGTTTAACCTAATCAAATATCTTTATCAGAACATGTTATGAGTTTTAAACTTGCATCAGTCCATTTCTATTCCTGTTTGGTGTTTAATTAATGTTTATACAATGACTTTTTCTCTATTTGAGATAACAAACCAGCTTGCATGTGAGAAGGGATGTCAGAGTAGAAAGCATGGATACATAGTTCATGATTGAGATGAAACCTTCAAAATAAGATCTGCTAACTAATCCAACAAGAGTGTCAGTCACACTGTCTAATACTTAAATAATATATCCATTTAATCAAGCATCACTGTAATTGCCATGAAGTAAGACATTGTTCCAGCAGAATTCTTTGGCAGATCAAGATCTTTCAGCAACAGATAGAATTTACAAAAAGTTGTCATAAAGTACTGGTTCACAATGCTTAGTTCTTCATGATTCATAAGCATCATCAGTTGTTGCTCAGCTTGTGCTAGTGGAGTTACTACACACTTCAGTGGCTTTAACACCATATACTTCCCCATTGTGATCCAATCTTCATGTAAATTTCTCACCTAGGAAAAAACAATAAGCTACAAGATCATGTGCAAGCAAGACAATGACATTTGATGTGTCTGCAGTCAGTACAGATCTACAGCACACTCATTCAATAAAAAGATCAGCAAAGTGAAGGATCAATTACTAATGTTGTAGCTCAAGGCTACCATTTTATGGCTCAAGACCTCTTGACACAGCCATGGGAGGACATATTAGCCATGGGAGGACATATTGGCAGCTTCCCAAAAAGTTCCCTGTCCCACAATGTTAATGGGACATTGTGGGACAAAGTGTTCCTCTCACTTTACCTGAACTCATTCAAGGTTTTAACCAAAGGCTTCACCTCCATGTCCTTCAGTTTTGGCAAGGAGACAGGGATGGAACATGGTGTGGGCCAACCCTTCCTTACAAATATGGCTTCTTGCTTGGAAGATGAACCAACCCATCATGAGGTCAACTCCATGAACAAGAACTGCTGCTAAGCATGAAGTGGAAAAAGCTGCATTGAAGCATGTACTTGGCAAACTTGTCTGAGATGAACCATGTTACAGATCTTACCTCTCTGCACTTTTCTTTTACTTGAGATGCAACAAAGCAATAGCTGTGGACTTGGAGGATTCCAGCAATGGAAGAACAGAGCTGAGTTTTTGAGATCCACACTTGACACACATCATGTGTAACTCAGTCCTGTGGCCCCCTGTTTATACAACACCTGGAATCTTTCTTTCTCACCTTGTACTTGTTTGTACACATCCTGTATGTATTCCTCTTGCAATAAATGTGGGAGTACTATTTTCCTTGAGAAAAGAAAGATGAGGAACAAACAAATAGTGTCAATGTGACTTCTTCTCCCAAAAAAAAAAGCTGAGttttgcttatgatgttttaaGCCTTCATGCCTAACCAATCACCAAATCATATGGGCAACCAATTTATTTGCTAGACCATATATGCATCATAAACAGCAATTAAATCTTTTGATTTATTAAAGTTTTGGAACTTTTCATGACCGCATTACCTACTCAAAGAAAGTTTTTTGTTACAAACAAAAAGCAATGAGTATAAGCTACTAGACATTCGAGTTACCGAGCAATGAAAGACAATAAGCAAACATCAAGATTACTTGAAATAATTCGTTAATACTGAAGTAACACAACAGAACAAGGGGTTCTCAAGTCAACCATTCATACATCAAATTGATGAGCAGCTAAAGTAAGATCCTGAATGTCCTAACTTGACAAGGACCCTTGATACAAGATAAGTATGCATCCTAAGCTAAGACCAGTAGCTGAGAAAAGTCCAtgtacaaaaagaaaagaaatcaataACAGAGACAGAGAAGAGGGAGGAAAGATAAACTCTAGAAGCCAGATGCCCTTCCTAGCGTGTCATTTATATCTGCGGTGATGGTTGTCATCCCGGTTGTTCCT
The DNA window shown above is from Musa acuminata AAA Group cultivar baxijiao chromosome BXJ2-4, Cavendish_Baxijiao_AAA, whole genome shotgun sequence and carries:
- the LOC103981290 gene encoding preprotein translocase subunit SCY1, chloroplastic isoform X1, whose translation is MLLSARELLSAPSHGIPFSTFPFARSRAASLAFARSRGGPCRASSSGAADAEPRRRSVSWDTLRLNFSDGSRCIQPSDFSVFDPLGLNKESSLGLGALWESVLDFFSQTFESTASSKKDKSSSKRGVAAAIEDSSIDIGDFFKGPLPGKFLKLLGYLTLSRLGVYVPLGGVNREAFVGNLDQNSLLSTLDSFSGGGIGRLGVCSLGIVPFINAQIVFQLLTQIYPKLQDLQRREGEAGRKKVLQYTRYASVGFAVFQAIGQVVYLRPYVNDFSTEWVLSSVVLLTLGSVFTTYIGERISDLKLGNGTSLLIFTSIISYLPASFGRTIAQAFQDGNYVGLATITLSFFLLVLGIVYVQEAERKIPLNYASRYRSGGLQKSAYLPFKVNSSGVMPIIFSTSSLALPGTLARFTGLTALKKAAVALNPGGPLYLPTNVLLIAFFNYYYTFLQLDPDDVSEQLKRQGASIPLVRPGKSTAAFLKTVLSRISVLGSAFLAVLAAGPSVIEQTTHLTAFRGFAGTSILILVGCATDTARKVQAEIISQKYKNIEFYDINQYGP
- the LOC103981290 gene encoding preprotein translocase subunit SCY1, chloroplastic isoform X2, whose protein sequence is MLLSARELLSAPSHGIPFSTFPFARSRAASLAFARSRGGPCRASSSGAADAEPRRRSVSWDTLRLNFSDGSRCIQPSDFSVFDPLGLNKESSLGLGALWESVLDFFSQTFESTASSKKDKSSSKRGVAAAIEDSSIDIGDFFKGPLPGKFLKLLGYLTLSRLGVYVPLGGVNREAFVGNLDQNSLLSTLDSFSGGGIGRLGVCSLGIVPFINAQIVFQLLTQIYPKLQDLQRREGEAGRKKVLQYTRYASVGFAVFQAIGQVVYLRPYVNDFSTEWVLSSVVLLTLGSVFTTYIGERISDLKLGNGTSLLIFTSIISYLPASFGRTIAQAFQDGNYVGLATITLSFFLLVLGIVYVQEAERKIPLNYASRYRSGGLQKSAYLPFKVNSSGVMPIIFSTSSLALPGTLARFTGLTALKKAAVALNPGVEAPGGFNTTCSTWKKHSCFS